From the Francisella frigiditurris genome, one window contains:
- the glgB gene encoding 1,4-alpha-glucan branching protein GlgB, whose amino-acid sequence MNNNDLSSNCSSNINDLDKYYFHEGKHIYAYNFMGAHKAQENGQDGIRFTTWAPNAKSICVIGDFCHWEEKNENYMQQISPAGLWSVFIPNVSNGQKYKFVVKNKYTNNYVYKSDPYAISSELRPNTASIINTETQYQWQDSQWLEKRTNTNYYDSPMNIYELHLASWKTKDGNFLTYDELSEILPEYVKKMEYTHVEFMPLHEHPLDASWGYQPTGFYSINSRHGDLVGLKRLIDKLHNADIGVILDWVPGHFCKDEHGLIKFDGSSCYEYQNDGKASNKGWGTNNFDLGRNEVKVFLISNAMYWINEFHIDGLRVDAVSNILYLNYDRDHGEWEPNIHGGHENLEGIAFLKELNGVLKHTCKGVITIAEESSAWPNITTPTEHGGLGFDFKWNMGWMNDTLRYIALDPVHRKYHHNLINFSMAYHYSEKFILSISHDEVVHGKKSLINKMWGDLWNKYAGLRLYMTYMIGHPGKKLIFMGSEFGQFIEWREYEQLQWQIINEYPAHKETQLFFKKLNHFYKSEPALWQADYDHSGFKWIDADNSSQSILSFIRNSKDEKDSLIFVCNFTPMVYYDYHLGVPKAGAYKEVFNSDDLKFGGSGQLISEKILTAPEPSHGHAQRITIKIPPMASLILKLVD is encoded by the coding sequence ATGAATAATAATGATTTATCATCAAACTGTAGTTCAAATATAAATGATTTAGACAAATATTATTTTCATGAAGGTAAACACATATACGCATATAATTTTATGGGTGCTCATAAAGCTCAAGAAAATGGGCAAGATGGTATTAGATTTACAACTTGGGCACCAAATGCAAAAAGTATTTGTGTCATCGGTGACTTTTGTCACTGGGAAGAAAAAAATGAAAACTACATGCAACAAATTAGTCCCGCTGGATTATGGAGCGTTTTCATTCCAAATGTTAGTAATGGTCAAAAATATAAGTTTGTAGTAAAAAATAAATATACAAACAACTATGTTTATAAAAGTGATCCTTATGCTATTTCTTCTGAATTGAGACCTAATACAGCTTCAATTATTAACACTGAAACCCAATATCAATGGCAAGATAGTCAATGGCTAGAAAAACGTACTAATACTAATTACTACGACAGCCCTATGAATATTTATGAGTTACATCTAGCTTCTTGGAAAACCAAAGATGGGAATTTCTTAACTTATGATGAACTAAGTGAAATCTTACCTGAGTATGTCAAAAAAATGGAATATACTCACGTTGAATTTATGCCCTTACATGAACACCCTCTCGATGCTTCATGGGGGTATCAGCCAACTGGTTTTTACTCAATAAATAGTCGCCATGGAGATTTGGTTGGTTTAAAGCGTTTAATTGATAAACTACACAATGCAGATATCGGAGTAATTTTAGACTGGGTTCCTGGACATTTTTGTAAAGATGAACATGGTTTAATAAAGTTTGATGGTAGCTCATGTTATGAATATCAAAACGATGGTAAAGCCTCAAATAAAGGCTGGGGAACAAATAACTTTGATTTGGGTCGCAATGAAGTAAAAGTTTTCCTAATATCAAACGCAATGTATTGGATAAATGAATTTCATATTGACGGACTACGTGTTGATGCAGTATCAAATATACTTTACCTAAATTATGATAGAGATCATGGTGAGTGGGAACCAAATATACATGGTGGCCATGAGAATTTAGAAGGGATAGCTTTTCTTAAAGAACTTAACGGTGTCCTTAAACATACTTGTAAAGGAGTTATAACAATAGCTGAAGAATCTTCAGCATGGCCCAATATCACTACACCTACCGAACACGGAGGTTTAGGTTTTGATTTTAAATGGAATATGGGCTGGATGAATGATACTTTGCGCTATATAGCTTTAGATCCTGTTCATCGCAAATATCACCATAATCTGATTAATTTCTCCATGGCTTATCATTATTCAGAAAAATTTATCCTCTCAATTTCTCATGATGAAGTTGTACATGGTAAAAAGTCTCTCATTAATAAAATGTGGGGGGATTTATGGAATAAATATGCTGGGCTACGTCTTTATATGACTTATATGATAGGTCATCCTGGCAAAAAGTTAATATTCATGGGTAGTGAATTTGGACAATTTATTGAATGGCGTGAATATGAACAACTTCAATGGCAAATAATTAATGAATATCCTGCTCATAAAGAAACCCAGTTATTTTTTAAAAAGCTAAATCATTTTTATAAATCTGAACCTGCTTTATGGCAAGCTGATTATGATCATAGTGGCTTTAAATGGATAGATGCTGATAACTCTTCTCAAAGCATTCTATCTTTTATAAGAAATAGTAAAGATGAAAAAGATAGTTTAATCTTTGTCTGTAATTTCACTCCAATGGTTTATTATGATTATCACTTAGGTGTCCCTAAAGCTGGTGCTTATAAAGAAGTTTTCAATTCAGATGATCTTAAATTTGGAGGTTCTGGACAGCTTATAAGTGAAAAAATACTGACAGCTCCGGAGCCATCTCATGGACATGCTCAACGAATAACTATAAAAATTCCCCCGATGGCATCTTTAATTTTAAAATTAGTTGATTAG
- the glgC gene encoding glucose-1-phosphate adenylyltransferase: MNNSNNSTHQLYKKAMALVLAGGRGSRLYNLTDTRAKPAVYFGGKFRIIDFALSNCLNSGIRRIGVVTQYKSHSLLRHIQRGWGFLRGELNEFIDLLPAQQRVDEEHWYRGTADAVYQNIDILRSYSPEYVIVLAGDHIYKMDYSVMLRDHVQSGYKCTVGCVEIPREEAFAFGIMGIDEDRTITNFIEKPKSNAPTIPGDSSTCLASMGIYIFNSDYLYDMLEEDLADSSSSHDFGKDIIPKAVSQKEALAHPFGMSCVPRGEGLKSYWRDVGTIDSFWAANLDLAANMPELNLYDKDWPIWTAEEQLPPAKFVPDSDGVDGIISNTLASGGCIVLGSNISETVMFSNVRIASHCVIDQAVIMPETEIGENCRLSKVVIDRGCEIPAGTIIGEDPKEDAKRFFRTETGVVLVTKQMLTALEK, from the coding sequence ATGAACAATTCTAATAACTCAACGCACCAGCTCTACAAAAAAGCAATGGCTTTAGTTTTAGCAGGAGGACGTGGTTCACGTCTTTATAACTTAACAGATACTAGAGCAAAACCAGCAGTTTATTTTGGTGGTAAATTCAGAATTATTGATTTTGCTCTTTCAAACTGTCTAAACTCAGGTATCCGTAGAATAGGAGTGGTTACTCAATATAAATCTCACTCATTATTACGCCATATACAACGTGGCTGGGGATTTTTAAGAGGAGAATTAAATGAGTTTATAGATTTACTACCTGCTCAACAACGTGTTGATGAAGAGCACTGGTATCGTGGTACAGCAGATGCTGTTTATCAAAATATAGATATTTTACGTTCGTATAGCCCAGAGTATGTGATTGTCTTAGCAGGGGATCATATTTATAAGATGGACTATTCTGTGATGTTAAGAGATCACGTACAAAGTGGTTATAAATGTACAGTTGGATGTGTAGAAATTCCTAGAGAAGAAGCTTTTGCTTTTGGGATTATGGGTATAGATGAGGATCGTACAATTACTAACTTTATAGAGAAGCCAAAAAGTAATGCACCAACTATACCAGGTGATTCAAGTACTTGTTTAGCTAGTATGGGTATATATATATTTAACTCAGACTATTTATATGACATGCTTGAAGAAGATTTGGCAGATAGTTCATCAAGCCATGATTTTGGTAAAGATATTATCCCTAAAGCTGTAAGTCAGAAAGAAGCTTTAGCTCATCCATTTGGTATGTCATGTGTACCACGTGGAGAAGGTTTAAAATCATACTGGAGAGATGTTGGTACTATCGATTCTTTTTGGGCAGCGAACCTTGATTTAGCTGCAAATATGCCTGAATTAAATCTTTATGATAAAGACTGGCCAATTTGGACAGCAGAAGAGCAACTTCCACCAGCAAAGTTTGTTCCAGATAGTGATGGTGTTGATGGGATTATTTCAAATACATTAGCTTCAGGCGGATGTATTGTTTTAGGGTCAAATATTTCTGAGACAGTAATGTTTTCAAATGTCAGAATTGCTTCACATTGTGTAATTGATCAAGCTGTGATCATGCCAGAAACTGAGATTGGTGAGAATTGTCGCCTAAGCAAAGTTGTTATTGATAGAGGATGTGAAATTCCTGCAGGAACTATTATTGGTGAAGATCCTAAGGAAGACGCAAAAAGATTTTTTAGAACAGAGACTGGAGTTGTGTTAGTAACTAAACAGATGCTGACAGCTCTTGAGAAATAA
- the glgA gene encoding glycogen synthase GlgA, whose amino-acid sequence MRVLHVCSELYPLLKTGGLADVAAALPPALSELGVDSRVLVPGFPAFMNNVKKKSLLIELPPKFGANRISIYLAKIPDTKIDIYIIDAPRLYDRPGNPYTDSKNQPYTDNYQRFALLGWVAARLADGLDSQWKPEIIHGHDWHAGLVPAYLKATEIATGIKAVKSVFTIHNLAYQGVFPLNVFPELDLPNYFLNMDGIEFYGQVSFLKAGLYFSDKITTVSPTYAKEIQGQEQGCGLDGLLSNRKYDLYGILNGVDPKVWNPIKDPYIDANYSSTTIAAGKLKCKTALQQMIGLKVQNDAPLFGVVSRLTEQKGLNLVITGLAEILNRGGQIVLLGSGDTALEEAFKSAAKTYPESVAVQIGYDEEQAHRIIAGSDVILVPSRFEPCGLTQLYGLIYGTLPLVHKVGGLADTVTDSSLENLAADEATGFVFDKFSIEDFILAVRRSFALYDRKAEWKKVRKIAMQQQVGWDSAAEKIFDIYKQLISKEK is encoded by the coding sequence ATGCGTGTATTACATGTCTGTAGTGAGCTATATCCACTGTTAAAAACTGGAGGTTTGGCAGATGTTGCTGCAGCACTACCTCCAGCTTTATCTGAATTAGGAGTTGATAGTAGAGTACTAGTTCCTGGTTTTCCAGCATTCATGAATAATGTAAAGAAAAAAAGCTTACTAATAGAGCTTCCACCAAAATTTGGCGCTAATAGAATCTCTATATATTTAGCTAAGATTCCTGATACTAAAATTGATATATATATAATTGATGCTCCAAGACTATATGATCGTCCAGGAAATCCTTATACAGACTCAAAAAATCAGCCTTATACTGATAATTATCAAAGATTTGCTTTGTTGGGTTGGGTGGCAGCTAGGCTTGCAGATGGCTTAGACTCTCAATGGAAACCTGAAATAATTCACGGACATGATTGGCATGCAGGTTTAGTCCCAGCATATTTAAAAGCTACTGAAATTGCTACAGGAATAAAAGCTGTAAAGTCTGTTTTTACTATACATAATTTAGCATATCAGGGAGTTTTTCCATTAAATGTTTTTCCAGAGCTAGATTTGCCAAATTATTTCTTAAATATGGATGGAATAGAGTTCTATGGTCAAGTTTCATTTTTAAAAGCTGGATTATATTTTTCTGATAAGATCACTACTGTTAGTCCAACATATGCTAAAGAAATACAAGGACAAGAACAGGGTTGTGGTTTAGATGGTTTATTATCAAATCGTAAATATGATTTATATGGGATATTAAATGGAGTTGATCCAAAAGTATGGAATCCAATAAAAGATCCTTATATAGATGCGAATTACTCTAGCACCACAATTGCAGCAGGAAAACTAAAATGTAAAACTGCTCTTCAACAGATGATTGGTTTAAAAGTTCAAAATGATGCACCTTTATTTGGTGTTGTAAGTCGTTTGACAGAACAGAAAGGGTTGAATCTTGTAATTACAGGTTTAGCTGAAATATTAAATCGAGGTGGGCAAATAGTCCTACTTGGAAGTGGTGATACAGCATTAGAAGAAGCATTTAAATCTGCTGCAAAGACGTATCCTGAATCAGTTGCCGTACAAATAGGTTATGATGAGGAACAAGCGCACCGTATTATAGCAGGTTCTGATGTGATATTAGTACCCTCAAGATTTGAGCCTTGTGGACTTACACAACTATATGGATTGATATATGGTACATTACCATTAGTTCATAAAGTTGGTGGGCTAGCTGATACAGTAACTGATTCGTCACTAGAAAATTTAGCAGCTGATGAAGCAACTGGATTTGTATTTGATAAATTTAGTATAGAAGACTTTATACTTGCAGTACGTAGATCTTTTGCATTATACGATAGAAAAGCAGAGTGGAAAAAAGTCAGAAAGATCGCAATGCAACAACAGGTTGGTTGGGATTCTGCAGCTGAAAAAATCTTTGATATCTATAAACAATTAATTAGCAAAGAAAAATAA
- a CDS encoding alpha-D-glucose phosphate-specific phosphoglucomutase: protein MTIQTISTKPFPNQKPGTSGLRNKVTAFKQPGYLENFVQSIFNSLENISEQTLVVGGDGRYYNKVAIQIIIRMAAANKFSKIIVGHNGIFSTPAASSVIRKYNALGGIILSASHNPGGPDGDFGIKYNTGNGGPAPEKITERIYLETQKIEKYYISDAPKESVDLSTLGTYKIENTIIEVIDSVLDYSELMQKLFDFNKIRQLFADGFTVRFDAMSAVSGPYAKYIFEKMLNAPAGTVVNGEPLEDFGGHHPDPNPVNAADLVAHMRSSQASDFGAASDGDADRNMIVGKKIDVAPSDSLAIMAANAQLIPGYSQGIKGVARSMPTSTAVDRVAEYLNIPCFETPTGWKFFGNLLDAGKITLCGEESYGTGSNHIREKDGLWAVLFWLNLVAATNKNVDKLVTEHWENFGRNFYSRHDYEAIDSVIANQIMTKLREKLPELNGSIYKNNLIKIADDFSYKDPIDNSISNHQGVRIIFEDGSRIVFRLSGTGTQGATLRVYLEKYEARFEKTNIPTQEALADLIEIAEDLTKIKSLTGMSEPTVVT, encoded by the coding sequence ATGACAATTCAGACAATATCAACTAAACCTTTTCCTAATCAAAAACCAGGAACATCAGGACTAAGAAATAAAGTAACAGCTTTTAAGCAGCCTGGATATTTAGAGAATTTTGTTCAATCAATATTTAATTCTTTAGAGAATATATCAGAGCAAACTTTAGTCGTAGGTGGTGATGGTAGATATTATAATAAGGTTGCAATACAGATTATTATTCGAATGGCAGCTGCTAATAAATTCTCTAAAATAATAGTTGGTCATAATGGAATTTTCTCAACTCCAGCTGCTAGTAGTGTGATCCGTAAGTATAATGCTTTAGGTGGCATCATACTTTCTGCAAGTCATAACCCGGGTGGTCCAGATGGAGATTTTGGGATAAAGTACAATACTGGTAACGGTGGCCCAGCTCCAGAAAAAATAACTGAAAGAATTTATTTAGAGACACAAAAGATTGAAAAATATTATATAAGTGATGCTCCTAAAGAGTCAGTTGATTTAAGTACATTAGGAACTTATAAAATAGAAAATACAATTATTGAAGTAATAGACTCAGTATTAGATTATTCTGAATTAATGCAAAAGTTGTTTGATTTCAATAAAATTCGTCAACTTTTTGCTGATGGTTTTACAGTTAGATTTGATGCAATGAGCGCAGTTTCAGGGCCTTATGCTAAGTATATTTTTGAGAAGATGCTAAATGCTCCAGCCGGAACTGTTGTGAATGGGGAACCTTTAGAAGATTTTGGTGGTCATCATCCAGATCCAAATCCTGTAAATGCTGCTGATCTAGTAGCACATATGAGAAGTAGTCAAGCTAGTGATTTTGGTGCTGCATCAGATGGTGATGCTGATAGAAATATGATTGTTGGCAAGAAAATTGATGTTGCTCCATCAGATAGTTTAGCAATAATGGCTGCTAATGCTCAGCTAATCCCAGGATATAGTCAAGGCATTAAAGGGGTTGCAAGATCTATGCCAACTTCAACAGCGGTAGATAGAGTAGCTGAGTATTTAAATATTCCATGCTTTGAAACTCCTACAGGTTGGAAGTTTTTTGGTAACTTACTAGATGCTGGAAAAATTACTTTATGTGGTGAAGAAAGCTATGGAACAGGATCTAATCATATTAGAGAAAAAGATGGCCTTTGGGCTGTTTTGTTTTGGCTTAATTTAGTTGCTGCAACAAACAAAAATGTTGATAAACTTGTAACAGAGCATTGGGAAAATTTTGGGCGTAATTTTTACTCAAGACATGATTATGAGGCTATTGATAGTGTAATAGCTAATCAAATTATGACAAAGCTAAGAGAGAAGTTGCCTGAGCTTAATGGGAGTATATATAAAAATAATTTGATAAAAATAGCAGATGATTTTAGCTATAAAGATCCTATTGATAATTCTATTTCAAATCATCAAGGTGTAAGAATTATTTTTGAAGATGGTTCGCGTATTGTATTTAGGCTTTCTGGGACTGGAACTCAAGGTGCAACATTGCGAGTATACTTAGAAAAATATGAAGCTAGGTTTGAAAAAACTAATATTCCTACACAAGAAGCTTTAGCTGATTTAATTGAAATAGCTGAAGATTTGACAAAAATTAAATCACTTACTGGAATGAGTGAACCAACAGTGGTAACTTGA
- the pulA gene encoding type I pullulanase encodes MQTANQNIWIQDSKSGNFRPINIAHDISLDFETSSIRFRIQATGFLNAYVVGKFNDWQKQEDLKLTWTTDNDDGSLWLTKDIFSIENLIPGTNQYTFILVDLEGNEYKVSINDRTFIPLSFNWLIASEKLEIKASEDFITPGFTLDLVAITESVTKRKNIIDVEWDISPKNPHIQISDNKLSTDSNLNDLSEITLTCFSKANPTFTAQRNFKIVKENRDGSLIHFVKKDQEYSGDNFSWDLWTFNEDKTTQIVPFSNKSDFGLYALCQKENVIARKKLWSLYWHNDWAEQTNSFDISDKNDSYYIVYGDSIIYTSLIDVINRTNPRIKYAVMDEADKIVAHLSDTPLIGTFFELWINSQKIDDVDLIIKYNSQQLIFTNLPKNINGSDLIEIRANNTFLPTKVLMRNYLDKFFYPENDMGITFNDSTISLRLWAPTAKKVEVLLYNEDLTTNKKQPDFSFELKPENKYGTHHIELNSADYENKYYLYRLYFDDLDPRGKQYTRVTYAIDPYAVGLGVNGEKGFLVNLDSPSLMPNQWQEHKYSRLENKEDTIIYETHLRDFTISLESGIPEKLRGKFLGASYSGAYYTNEESGEKVSTGVDSLVELGVTHIHLLPFFDFSSVDESKTNDKNNRNWGYDPKNYNAPDGCYSIDPYNPLQRIIGTRSMILGFHQKNIGVIMDVVYNHMTDTTNLDKIIPKYYFRTDQFGRFTNGSGCGNELATERPMVSKFIQDSVMHWVKNYKIDGIRFDLMELIDLDTIKSIIAKIKEFDPRIIIYGEPWKGGDSPLTNGTHRGTQKNQDFSIFNDFFRDAIRGNNNPGNGFINGDAHNSLNIGRVIDGLKGSIHGLTAKPLESINYVDAHDNYTLWDHIEKSQQNSIKDGSYRRGILENIFESTLVRQNALALGIILTAQGIPFIHGGAEFLRTKQGDHNSYRSGDEINAFHWSDKLAFKPFFNYVKGLIKLRKEHPALRISDPRIIDKCLNITTAHHDNRSGVIISHFKDYANGDSWQDIVIIYNATTIDGYEINDLLPKPESGFWHIVADHEKSGTETLKKVCVGSLPPLRSHSLMIIHS; translated from the coding sequence ATGCAAACAGCAAATCAAAATATATGGATTCAAGATAGTAAGTCTGGAAATTTTAGACCAATTAATATTGCTCACGACATTAGTCTAGACTTTGAAACAAGTAGTATAAGATTTAGAATCCAAGCAACCGGATTCTTAAACGCATATGTAGTTGGTAAATTTAATGACTGGCAAAAACAAGAAGATCTAAAACTTACTTGGACTACTGATAATGATGACGGTAGCTTATGGTTAACTAAAGATATTTTTTCAATTGAGAATCTCATCCCAGGAACTAACCAATATACATTTATACTTGTTGACTTGGAAGGAAATGAATATAAAGTTTCAATTAATGATAGAACTTTTATTCCACTAAGTTTTAACTGGCTTATTGCTAGTGAGAAACTAGAAATAAAAGCCTCAGAAGATTTTATTACTCCTGGATTTACCTTAGACTTAGTTGCTATAACAGAATCAGTTACTAAACGTAAAAATATAATAGATGTTGAATGGGATATTTCACCTAAAAATCCACATATTCAAATCTCCGATAATAAGCTTTCCACAGATTCAAATCTAAATGATTTATCTGAAATTACCTTAACATGTTTCAGTAAAGCTAATCCCACTTTCACAGCTCAAAGAAATTTTAAAATAGTGAAAGAAAATAGAGATGGTAGCTTAATTCATTTTGTTAAAAAAGATCAAGAATATAGTGGTGATAATTTCAGCTGGGACTTATGGACATTCAATGAAGATAAGACCACCCAAATCGTTCCTTTTTCAAATAAAAGTGATTTTGGCTTATATGCTCTTTGCCAAAAAGAAAATGTAATCGCCAGAAAAAAACTCTGGAGTCTATATTGGCATAATGACTGGGCTGAGCAAACAAACTCTTTTGATATCTCCGACAAAAATGATAGTTACTATATTGTCTATGGAGACTCTATTATTTATACGTCGCTGATTGATGTTATAAATAGAACTAATCCTAGAATAAAATACGCAGTAATGGATGAAGCCGATAAAATTGTGGCTCACTTATCTGATACTCCTTTAATTGGCACCTTCTTTGAGCTTTGGATTAATTCTCAGAAAATTGATGATGTTGATTTGATTATAAAATATAACTCTCAACAACTAATATTTACAAACCTTCCAAAGAATATTAATGGCTCTGATTTGATAGAAATTCGAGCTAATAATACATTTTTGCCAACCAAAGTCTTAATGAGAAATTATTTAGATAAATTCTTTTATCCAGAAAATGATATGGGGATAACATTTAATGACTCTACAATATCTTTAAGGCTTTGGGCTCCAACAGCAAAAAAAGTTGAAGTTCTTTTATATAATGAAGACTTAACAACCAATAAAAAACAGCCAGATTTTTCCTTTGAACTAAAGCCAGAAAATAAATATGGAACTCATCACATAGAACTTAACAGTGCTGATTATGAGAACAAATATTATTTATATCGCTTATATTTTGATGATCTAGATCCAAGAGGTAAGCAGTATACTAGAGTAACTTATGCTATCGATCCATATGCTGTTGGATTGGGAGTGAATGGTGAAAAAGGTTTTCTAGTTAATTTAGATAGCCCCTCACTAATGCCTAATCAATGGCAAGAGCATAAATATTCAAGACTTGAGAATAAAGAAGATACTATTATATATGAAACTCATTTACGTGATTTTACTATAAGTTTAGAAAGTGGAATTCCTGAAAAACTAAGAGGTAAGTTTCTAGGAGCTTCTTACTCTGGAGCATATTACACTAATGAGGAATCTGGAGAAAAAGTCTCAACCGGAGTTGATAGCTTAGTAGAATTAGGAGTTACTCATATACATTTATTACCATTCTTTGATTTTTCTTCAGTAGATGAGTCAAAAACGAATGATAAAAATAATAGAAACTGGGGCTATGATCCTAAGAACTATAATGCCCCTGACGGTTGCTACTCGATAGATCCTTATAATCCATTACAAAGGATTATAGGGACTCGAAGCATGATTCTAGGATTCCATCAAAAAAATATTGGTGTAATTATGGATGTAGTTTACAACCATATGACAGATACTACTAACTTAGATAAGATTATTCCAAAATACTATTTTAGAACTGATCAGTTTGGTAGATTCACTAACGGTTCTGGCTGTGGTAATGAACTAGCAACAGAACGCCCTATGGTTAGTAAATTCATTCAAGATTCTGTAATGCACTGGGTTAAAAACTATAAAATAGATGGTATCCGTTTTGATTTAATGGAACTTATAGATTTAGATACTATTAAAAGTATAATAGCTAAGATCAAAGAGTTTGATCCTCGTATAATTATCTATGGTGAACCATGGAAAGGAGGAGACTCTCCTTTAACAAATGGAACTCATAGAGGCACACAAAAAAACCAAGACTTCTCAATCTTTAATGATTTTTTTAGGGATGCAATACGAGGAAATAATAATCCGGGAAATGGCTTTATCAATGGTGATGCTCACAACTCTTTAAACATCGGAAGAGTTATTGATGGACTAAAAGGTTCCATTCACGGACTTACTGCAAAGCCACTAGAATCTATAAACTATGTAGATGCTCACGATAACTATACACTATGGGATCATATTGAAAAAAGTCAGCAAAATAGCATAAAAGATGGTTCTTACCGAAGGGGTATTTTAGAAAATATTTTTGAAAGTACACTTGTTAGGCAAAATGCTCTTGCTTTAGGTATTATTTTAACTGCGCAAGGAATACCATTTATACATGGTGGTGCTGAATTTCTTAGAACAAAGCAGGGAGATCATAATAGCTATAGAAGTGGTGATGAAATCAACGCTTTTCACTGGTCTGATAAATTAGCATTTAAACCATTTTTTAATTATGTAAAAGGCTTAATAAAACTACGTAAAGAGCATCCAGCATTAAGAATAAGCGATCCAAGAATAATAGATAAATGCTTAAATATAACTACTGCTCATCATGACAATAGATCTGGTGTAATTATTTCTCACTTTAAAGATTATGCAAATGGTGATAGTTGGCAAGATATCGTGATTATATACAATGCTACAACAATTGATGGTTATGAAATAAATGATTTACTACCAAAACCGGAGAGCGGTTTCTGGCACATTGTTGCTGATCATGAGAAATCGGGTACAGAGACATTAAAGAAAGTCTGTGTTGGTAGTTTGCCACCACTAAGATCACATTCTTTAATGATTATTCATAGTTGA